Proteins from a genomic interval of Betta splendens chromosome 10, fBetSpl5.4, whole genome shotgun sequence:
- the LOC114864936 gene encoding protocadherin beta-4-like encodes MRGHIRCFSFPMACGISCCAHCGKWCFSRRQLWQLLFLLFYFMMANGHIRYSIPEEMKKGSLIGNVAQDLGLDVKRLRSGRARIVTGDNMHYTELKTDKGILVVNEKIDREQLCGDVTPCSFSFEVLLENPMELHQITVEITDVNDHSPVFNKDNIHFEISEIANTGSRFPLTSAEDLDVGVNGLKEYFLTENDHFVLKQTSNVDGNKYAEMVLQKPLDRETNPTLSLKLIAVDGGTPQRSGTVNIEITVLDANDNAPVFNQSVYKATVMENAPRDTYVITVNASDADFGSNGVVSYSFSDVSSGLKNVFTINEHSGVILITGSLDYEKDKKYELRLEAKDQGGLTDSSKVVIEVSDVNDNAPLISVMSFTSPVSEDSPPGTTIGIINIKDLDSGDNGQVTCKVEQNAPFKMKSNLRNYYTLVTDTQLDRESVSEYNITIVATDAGNPPLSAKKTFNLKVSDVNDNAPLFSQSVYSAFIGENNSPGFSVLTLKAKDPDENLNARISYILESSNVGGSALSEYVSVNAESGVVHAMRSFDYETMKQLVFIIKAQDGGSPPLSSNVTVKILIQDQNDNPPQVLYPVQTGGSMVAEMVPRSADVGYLVTKVVAVDVDSGQNAWLSYKLQKATDRALFEVGLQNGEIRTIRQVTDKDAVKQRLSVIVEDNGQPSRSATVIVNVAVADSFPEVLSEFTDFTHDKEYNDNLTFYLVLALAVVSFLFITCLVVIISVKVYRWRQSRILYHSNLPVIPYYPPRYSDTLGTGTLQHVYNYEVCRTTDSRKSDCKFGRAGSQNVLIMEPGSTGTMQRMQSEKSILDEPDSPVEVG; translated from the coding sequence ATGAGAGGACATATtcgttgtttttctttccctaTGGCTTGTGGAATATCGTGCTGCGCTCACTGCGGGAAATGGTGCTTTAGTCGCCGACAGCTTTGGCAGCTTCTGTTCttgcttttttatttcatgatgGCGAACGGACACATCAGATATTCAATAccagaggagatgaagaaagGCTCCCTAATCGGTAACGTAGCACAGGACCTTGGCTTGGATGTGAAAAGGCTTCGTTCTGGTCGGGCCCGTATCGTGACTGGAGACAACATGCATTACACCGAGCTGAAGACAGACAAAGGGATTCTGGTCGTGAACGAGAAAATAGACCGAGAGCAGCTTTGCGGCGACGTGACGCCGTGCAGTTTCAGCTTTGAGGTGCTTTTAGAAAATCCCATGGAGCTTCATCAAATTACGGTAGAAATAACAGACGTTAACGATCATTCGCCAGTTTTTAATAAAGATAATATCCATTTCGAAATCAGTGAAATTGCTAACACGGGCTCTCGTTTTCCACTGACTAGTGCAGAAGATCTCGATGTAGGTGTTAATGGACTTAAAGAATATTTTCTAACAGAAAAtgatcattttgttttaaagcaAACCTCCAATGTCGATGGAAACAAATATGCAGAGATGGTTCTTCAGAAACCATTAGACAGGGAGACAaaccccactctgtctctgaAGCTAATAGCAGTAGATGGCGGAACTCCACAGAGATCTGGTACAGTAAATATAGAAATCACTGTTTTAGACGCTAACGATAATGCCCCTGTATTTAATCAGTCTGTGTATAAAGCCACAGTTATGGAAAACGCTCCCAGAGACACTTATGTTATTACTGTTAACGCCAGTGACGCAGATTTCGGTTCCAATGGTGTAGTATCGTACTCGTTTTCAGATGTCAGCAGTGGTCTCAAAAACGTGTTCACTATAAATGAACACAGTGGAGTCATTTTAATAACAGGCTCACTAGATTatgaaaaggacaaaaaatACGAGCTTAGACTTGAGGCAAAAGATCAAGGAGGACTGACTGATTCCAGTAAGGTCGTAATTGAAGTTAGTGATGTGAATGACAACGCCCCTCTCATAAGCGTCATGTCATTCACTAGTCCAGTGTCAGAAGATTCTCCACCTGGAACAACTATtggaattattaatattaaagatCTGGATTCTGGAGACAATGGTCAGGTAACGTGCAAAGTAGAACAAAATGCCCCGTTTAAAATGAAGTCAAATTTAAGGAACTACTACACTTTAGTAACAGATACGCAGTTAGACAGAGAAAGTGTTTCAGAGTATAACATCACTATTGTTGCGACAGATGCAGGAAATCCTCCTCTCTCAGCAAAGAAAACCTTTAACCTCAAGGTTTCTGATGTGAACGATAACGCTCCTCTGTTTTCACAAAGCGTTTACAGTGCGTTTATTGGAGAAAATAACTCCCCAGGATTCTCAGTTTTGACCCTAAAAGCTAAAGACCCTGATGAGAACCTGAATGCCCGTATATCTTATATTCTGGAGAGCAGTAATGTGGGAGGATCTGCCCTTTCTGAATATGTCTCTGTAAATGCTGAAAGTGGAGTAGTTCACGCCATGCGCTCCTTTGACTATGAAACCATGAAACAGCTGGTTTTCATTATCAAagctcaggatggaggttctcctccactcagcagtAACGTGACGGTGAAAatcctgatccaggaccagaacgacaaccctcctcaggttctgtacccagtccagactgggggctctatggtggctgagatggtgcctcgttcagcagatgtgggctatctggtgactaaagtggtggctgtggatgtggactctggacagaacgcctggctctcctataaactgcagaaagccacagacagggcgctgtttgaagtgggcttacagaatggagaaatcagaaccatccgccaagtgactgataaagacgcagtcaagcagaggctgagtgttatagtggaggacaacgggcagccctctcgttcagctacagtcattgttaacgtggcggtggcggacagcttccctgaagtgctgtcggagttcacggactttacacacgacaaggagtacaatgacaacctgactttttacttagtgctggctctggctgtggtttccttcctgttcatcacgtgtttagtggtcatcatatcagtcaaagtgtacaggtggagacagtctcgcatcctgtatcactccaacctgcctgtgattccatattatccaccacgttactcagacactttggggacagggactctccaacacgtgtacaactacgaggtgtgcaggaccactgactccagaaagagtgactGTAAGTTCGGCAGAGCCGGTAGTCAGAACGTGCTGATCATGGAGCCCGGTTCAACGGGGacgatgcagaggatgcagagtgaaaagagCATCCTGGACGAACCAGACTCTCCTGTAGAGGTTGGTTAA
- the LOC114864354 gene encoding protocadherin beta-4-like codes for MACGISSCAHCGKWCFGRRQLWQLLFLLFYFMMANGHIRYSIPEEMKKGSLIGNVAQDLGLDVKRLRSGRARIVTGDNMHYTELKTDKGILVVNEKIDREQLCGDVTPCSFSFEVLLENPMELHQITVEITDVNDHSPVFNKDNIHFEISESANIGSRFPLTSAEDLDVGVNGLKEYFLTENDHFDLKQNSNADGKKFAEMVLQKPLDRETNPTLSLKLIAVDGGTPQRSGTVNIEITVLDANDNAPVFNQSVYKATVMENAPRDTYVITVNASDADFGSNGVVSYSFSDVSSGLKNVFTINEHSGVILITGSLDYEKDKKYELRLEAKDQGGLTDSSKVVIEVSDVNDNAPLISVMSFTSPVSEDSPPGTTIGIINIKDLDSGDNGHVTCKVEQNAPFKTKSNLRNYYTLVTDTLLDRESVSEYNITIVATDAGNPPLSAKKTFNLKVSDVNDNAPLFSQSVYSAFIGENNSPGVSVLTLKAKDPDENQNARISYILENSNVGGSAVSEYVSVNAESGVVHAMRSFDYENMKQLVFIIKAQDGGSPPLSSNVTVKILIQDQNDNPPQVLYPVQTGGSMVAEMVPRSADVGYLVTKVVAVDVDSGQNAWLSYKLQKATDRALFEVGLQNGEIRTIRQVTDKDAVKQRLSVIVEDNGQPSRSATVIVNVAVADSFPEVLSEFTDFTHDKEYNDNLTFYLVLALAVVSFLFITCLVVIISVKVYRWRQSRILYHSNLPVIPYYPPRYSDTLGTGTLQHVYNYEVCRTTDSRKSDCKFGRAGSQNVLIMEPGSTGTMQRMQSEKSILDEPDSPLEVG; via the coding sequence aTGGCTTGTGGAATATCGTCTTGCGCTCACTGCGGGAAATGGTGCTTTGGTCGCCGACAGCTTTGGCAGCTTCTGTTCttgcttttttatttcatgatgGCGAACGGACACATCCGATATTCCATACcggaggagatgaagaaaggCTCCCTAATCGGTAACGTAGCACAGGACCTTGGCTTGGATGTGAAAAGGCTTCGTTCTGGTCGGGCCCGTATCGTGACTGGAGACAACATGCATTACACCGAGCTGAAGACAGACAAAGGGATTCTGGTCGTGAACGAGAAAATAGACCGAGAGCAGCTTTGCGGCGACGTGACGCCGTGCAGTTTCAGCTTTGAGGTGCTTTTAGAAAATCCCATGGAGCTTCATCAAATTACGGTAGAAATAACAGACGTTAACGATCATTCGCCAGTTTTTAATAAAGATAATATCCATTTTGAAATCAGTGAGTCAGCTAACATTGGATCTCGTTTTCCATTGACTAGTGCAGAAGATCTCGATGTTGGTGTTAATGGACTTAAAGAATATTTCTTAACAGAAAATGATCATTTTGATTTAAAGCAAAACTCAAATGCCGATGGAAAGAAATTTGCAGAGATGGTTCTTCAGAAACCATTAGACAGGGAGACAaaccccactctgtctctgaAGCTAATAGCAGTAGATGGCGGAACTCCACAGAGATCTGGTACAGTAAATATAGAAATCACTGTTTTAGACGCTAACGATAATGCGCCTGTATTTAATCAGTCTGTTTATAAAGCCACAGTTATGGAAAACGCTCCCAGAGACACTTATGTTATTACTGTTAACGCCAGTGACGCAGATTTCGGTTCCAATGGTGTAGTATCGTACTCGTTTTCAGATGTCAGCAGTGGTCTCAAAAACGTGTTCACTATAAATGAACACAGTGGAGTCATTTTAATAACAGGCTCACTAGATTatgaaaaggacaaaaaatACGAGCTTAGACTTGAGGCAAAAGATCAAGGAGGACTGACTGATTCCAGTAAAGTCGTAATCGAAGTGAGTGATGTGAATGACAACGCCCCTCTCATAAGCGTCATGTCATTCACTAGTCCAGTATCAGAAGATTCTCCACCTGGAACAACTATtggaattattaatattaaagatCTGGATTCTGGAGACAACGGTCACGTAACATGCAAAGTAGAACAAAATGCCCCGTTTAAAACGAAGTCAAATTTAAGGAACTACTACACTTTAGTAACAGATACACTGTTAGACAGAGAAAGTGTTTCAGAGTATAACATCACTATTGTTGCGACAGATGCAGGAAATCCTCCTCTCTCAGCAAAGAAAACCTTTAACCTCAAGGTTTCTGATGTGAACGATAACGCTCCTCTGTTTTCACAAAGCGTTTACAGTGCGTTTATTGGAGAGAATAACTCTCCAGGAGTCTCAGTTTTGACCCTAAAAGCTAAAGACCCTGATGAGAACCAGAATGCCCGTATATCTTATATTCTTGAGAACAGTAATGTGGGAGGATCTGCCGTTTCTGAATATGTCTCTGTAAATGCTGAAAGTGGAGTAGTTCACGCCATGCGCTCCTTTGActatgaaaacatgaaacagcTGGTTTTCATTATCAAagctcaggatggaggttctcctccactcagTAGTAATGTGACGGTGAAAatcctgatccaggaccagaacgacaaccctcctcaggttctgtacccagtccagactgggggctctatggtggctgagatggtgcctcgttcagcagatgtgggctatctggtgactaaagtggtggctgtggatgtggactctggacagaacgcctggctctcctataaactgcagaaagccacagacagggcgctgtttgaagtgggcttacagaatggagaaatcagaaccatccgccaagtgactgataaagacgcagtcaagcagaggctgagtgttatagtggaggacaacgggcagccctctcgttcagctacagtcattgttaacgtggcggtggcggacagcttccctgaagtgctgtcggagttcacggactttacacacgacaaggagtacaatgacaacctgactttttacttagtgctggctctggctgtggtttccttcctgttcatcacgtgtttagtggtcatcatatcagtcaaagtgtacaggtggagacagtctcgcatcctgtatcactccaacctgcctgtgattccatattatccaccacgttactcagacactttggggacagggactctccaacacgtgtacaactacgaggtgtgcaggaccactgactccagaaagagtgactGTAAGTTCGGCAGAGCCGGTAGTCAGAACGTGCTGATCATGGAGCCCGGTTCAACGGGGacgatgcagaggatgcagagtgaaaagagCATCCTGGACGAACCAGACTCTCCTCTAGAGGTTGGTTAA